In the Gymnodinialimonas sp. 202GB13-11 genome, one interval contains:
- a CDS encoding transglycosylase SLT domain-containing protein: MPSLFVRATGALTTAFTLLALPACATLADLDLPGFGRNAPEVTLEDVAMRWDHRPEAGEWTRTAFTALETHAAILPTLVPNDIAEWCPAYPDATQDERQLFWTGLLSALARHESTWNPQAVGGGGRWFGLVQISPATARHYACQATSGSALQNGSANISCALRIWAQTVPRDGVVAAGRGGIAADWGPFVQANKREEMRAWISSQPYCAQ; the protein is encoded by the coding sequence ATGCCTTCGCTTTTCGTCCGCGCCACAGGCGCGCTTACCACTGCATTCACACTCCTCGCCCTGCCCGCATGCGCAACGCTGGCCGATCTCGACCTGCCCGGCTTTGGCCGTAACGCGCCAGAGGTCACGCTCGAAGACGTCGCCATGCGTTGGGATCACCGACCGGAGGCCGGCGAATGGACCCGCACTGCTTTTACTGCACTCGAAACACATGCGGCCATCCTGCCGACGCTGGTGCCAAATGACATCGCCGAATGGTGCCCCGCCTACCCAGATGCCACACAGGACGAGCGGCAATTGTTCTGGACCGGCCTCCTCTCCGCCCTCGCCCGGCACGAAAGCACCTGGAACCCGCAAGCCGTTGGCGGCGGTGGTCGGTGGTTCGGTCTTGTTCAGATCAGCCCCGCCACCGCTCGCCATTATGCCTGCCAGGCCACCAGCGGATCGGCCCTGCAAAACGGCAGCGCGAACATCTCGTGCGCTTTGCGCATTTGGGCCCAGACCGTGCCGCGTGACGGCGTGGTGGCCGCGGGCCGTGGCGGGATCGCCGCGGATTGGGGGCCGTTCGTGCAGGCCAACAAGCGCGAAGAAATGCGGGCGTGGATTTCCTCACAACCCTATTGCGCTCAGTAA
- a CDS encoding transglycosylase SLT domain-containing protein: protein MGALRLICLLGGLSAVLVTTPGKGFAQADASVGVEVTSGVIDDDVALDRPELAEGDLTVAPHILIEEDAVSALAPAISLRPVVRDTWAIPSARWDDHPNGARWTAAVLSALRGPGAPLLEVEPRDIHAWCPGYIQASPAQRAAFWTGLISTLAWHESTHRPSAVGGGGRWFGLVQIAPGTARWRDCDVQSGQALLDGSANLRCGIRIMGITVPRDQVVSEGMRGVAADWGPFHSQRKREDMRQWVRGQDYCQLPPSPTRPVMRPANLGQAPETEMAPVSGPSIGLDTRPVLRPEAA, encoded by the coding sequence ATGGGCGCATTGCGTCTGATTTGTCTGCTCGGCGGTCTGTCCGCCGTACTGGTTACCACGCCAGGAAAAGGGTTCGCCCAAGCCGATGCGTCGGTTGGGGTCGAAGTCACGTCAGGCGTGATCGACGATGATGTGGCCCTCGATCGCCCGGAACTGGCCGAAGGCGATCTGACCGTGGCCCCACATATTCTTATAGAAGAGGACGCTGTCAGCGCGCTGGCCCCGGCCATCAGCCTGCGGCCCGTGGTGCGCGACACCTGGGCCATTCCAAGCGCCCGCTGGGACGACCATCCAAACGGCGCGCGGTGGACAGCGGCTGTCTTGTCCGCACTGCGCGGTCCCGGCGCCCCCCTATTGGAGGTTGAGCCGCGCGACATTCATGCTTGGTGTCCGGGTTATATTCAGGCCTCCCCCGCACAGCGCGCCGCGTTCTGGACCGGCCTGATCTCAACCCTCGCCTGGCATGAAAGCACCCATCGTCCCTCAGCCGTAGGCGGCGGCGGACGCTGGTTTGGCCTTGTTCAAATCGCCCCCGGCACCGCCCGCTGGCGCGATTGCGATGTGCAATCGGGTCAGGCGCTTCTGGATGGGTCGGCAAACCTACGCTGCGGCATCCGGATCATGGGGATCACCGTGCCGCGCGATCAGGTCGTGTCTGAGGGGATGCGCGGTGTCGCTGCCGATTGGGGTCCGTTCCATTCGCAGCGCAAGCGCGAGGATATGCGGCAATGGGTGCGCGGGCAGGATTATTGCCAACTGCCCCCCTCGCCCACTCGCCCTGTAATGCGCCCAGCCAATCTTGGCCAAGCGCCAGAAACAGAAATGGCCCCGGTTTCGGGGCCATCTATCGGGCTGGATACCCGGCCTGTTCTGCGACCCGAGGCCGCTTAG
- a CDS encoding molybdopterin-binding protein, with amino-acid sequence MISVEEALAKCLALAEPVGTETVPLAEAGGRVLAAPVTAYRDQPPFSASAMDGYAVRDVEAIPGRRLKVVGEAPAGHHWPGTIGPGEALRIFTGAPLPAGTDRVVIQEDVERDGDRIILGRDLGANTNVRPSGADFTAGAMLSAPRRLTPADIALAAAMNAPELTVSRKPEIALIATGDELVSPGEDPAPDQIIASNTYGLKARIEAAGGHARLLPIARDKRESLEQVFEMAKGADILVTIGGASVGDHDLVGDVAADLGLDRAFYKIAMRPGKPLMAGRLGEATLLGLPGNPVSAMVCAELFLIPMLDAMMGLPAGPRPRLKARLGVDLDANGPREHYMRARLSPGEDLPTLTPFGSQDSSLLTILSEASALLVRPVEDSRKRTGDLVEYVPLSQLFS; translated from the coding sequence GTGATCTCCGTTGAAGAGGCCCTCGCCAAATGCCTTGCGCTGGCCGAACCGGTCGGCACGGAAACCGTTCCACTGGCTGAGGCCGGGGGCCGCGTTCTGGCCGCACCTGTCACTGCCTACCGCGATCAACCGCCCTTCTCCGCCTCCGCCATGGATGGATATGCCGTCCGTGACGTGGAAGCGATCCCCGGCCGACGCCTGAAGGTGGTGGGCGAAGCGCCCGCAGGCCACCATTGGCCCGGCACAATCGGCCCCGGAGAGGCGCTACGTATCTTTACGGGCGCTCCCCTGCCCGCGGGCACCGACCGGGTTGTGATCCAGGAAGATGTGGAACGTGACGGCGACAGGATAATCCTCGGCCGTGACCTCGGCGCAAACACGAATGTCCGCCCGTCAGGCGCGGACTTCACCGCAGGCGCAATGCTCTCCGCGCCGCGCCGTCTTACCCCCGCCGACATTGCACTGGCGGCTGCGATGAACGCCCCTGAACTGACGGTCTCCCGCAAGCCCGAAATTGCCCTGATCGCGACCGGCGACGAACTGGTCAGCCCCGGCGAGGACCCCGCCCCAGACCAGATCATCGCGTCAAACACCTATGGCCTGAAAGCCCGTATTGAAGCGGCAGGTGGACATGCACGCCTGCTGCCGATTGCCCGCGACAAACGCGAAAGCCTGGAACAGGTGTTCGAGATGGCCAAAGGCGCGGACATCCTGGTGACGATTGGTGGTGCCTCCGTCGGTGACCATGATCTGGTGGGTGATGTGGCCGCCGATCTGGGCCTCGACCGCGCCTTCTACAAGATTGCTATGCGCCCCGGCAAACCCCTGATGGCCGGACGTCTGGGTGAGGCGACGCTTCTGGGTCTGCCCGGAAACCCTGTTTCTGCCATGGTGTGTGCAGAGCTGTTCCTGATCCCGATGCTGGATGCGATGATGGGTCTGCCCGCCGGGCCCCGTCCACGTCTCAAAGCACGCCTAGGCGTCGATCTTGATGCGAATGGCCCCCGTGAACATTACATGCGCGCGCGCTTGTCACCCGGGGAAGACTTACCCACCTTGACCCCCTTCGGCAGCCAGGATTCATCGCTTCTGACCATCTTGTCAGAGGCCTCGGCACTGCTTGTCAGACCCGTTGAAGACAGCCGCAAACGCACCGGTGATCTTGTCGAATACGTCCCCCTCTCACAGCTATTTTCCTGA
- the lexA gene encoding transcriptional repressor LexA yields the protein MLTRKQRDLLEFIHKRMQKDGVPPSFDEMKEALDLRSKSGIHRLITALEERGFIRRLAHRARAIEIVKMPDAMTDGGSSGFTPRVIEGDRSDPPAGAMPVQAAPATELPVMGKIAAGVPIEAISQVAAHVAVPQQMLGTGRSHYALEVKGDSMIEAGINDGDIVVIEEGDTADNGDIVVALVEDQEATLKRLRRKSGMIALEAANPAYETRMFRDDQVKVQGKLVGLIRTY from the coding sequence ATGCTGACGCGCAAGCAAAGGGACCTTCTGGAATTCATTCACAAGCGGATGCAGAAGGACGGTGTGCCGCCATCCTTCGACGAAATGAAGGAGGCGCTCGACTTGCGCTCCAAATCCGGCATCCACCGGCTGATCACAGCCCTTGAAGAACGCGGCTTCATCCGCCGTCTGGCCCATCGTGCCCGCGCGATTGAGATCGTGAAGATGCCCGATGCCATGACCGATGGCGGCAGCAGCGGATTTACCCCTCGCGTCATTGAAGGCGACCGTTCCGACCCACCAGCGGGCGCGATGCCGGTGCAAGCCGCGCCGGCCACCGAACTGCCCGTGATGGGCAAGATCGCCGCCGGTGTGCCGATCGAAGCGATCAGCCAAGTCGCAGCCCATGTGGCCGTCCCACAGCAGATGCTGGGAACCGGACGCAGCCACTATGCCCTTGAAGTTAAAGGCGATTCGATGATCGAAGCGGGGATCAACGACGGCGACATCGTGGTGATCGAAGAAGGCGATACGGCCGATAACGGCGATATCGTTGTGGCGCTGGTCGAAGATCAGGAAGCCACGCTCAAGCGTCTGCGCCGCAAATCCGGCATGATCGCGCTGGAGGCCGCCAACCCGGCTTATGAGACGCGCATGTTCCGCGATGATCAGGTCAAGGTACAAGGCAAGCTGGTCGGACTGATCCGCACTTACTGA